TTAAAGATTTCTGATGAACGAATGAATTTCGTATTTAATCCCAAATATTTTGAAATCCACTCAACAGATACGATATCCAAATTAGAAAGATTATCAATTTTTCCGGAATATAAGATTTCTAATAATTCATTAAATTCTTTAAAAAAAGGTGCCTTTGAATAATTGCGGGTAATTGCATTTAGATGTTTTTCATACCATTTCGAAGAGTTATCGATTTCTACCTCGTGGATCAATTGGCCAAATTTACTAGTTTGAAATACTGGAATTGTCAACCATTGGAGACCTGTTTGTGTTTTTATTTGATTTCGATTTCTCCAATCTCTGGTTGTATATTGAACGTCATCTAAAAATACGAAAACGTCTGCTTTACCAATTAACTCGAAATAACCTCTCCAAGGGATGTAGTTTGGTTGGAGTATGACACCGATCATTTGTTTACCACGGATTCTATTATATTAATTACTCTGTTCAAACCCAATCCATCGACTAATCTAACTCCCGCTAGACTATATTGTTCTCTTTTTCTCGAATCTTTGATCAATTCTTCTAATGAAGATTGAATATCTCTATCTTCTATTTCATCAAAAACCCCAAGTAACTTAAACATCTCTGAATTTCCAATTGCTTGAGCAGTCTCTTTCTGATGTTTATATTGACAAATCACAATGCACGGAATTCCTTCTGACAAACTTTGAAAAAAAGTCAGCCCACCTGCAACCACTGCGATATCTGATCCGGCCAAGATTTCGTTAAAATTTTTGGGGTTTTCAAAAAGTCGAACGCGAGAATCTTTTTTTATAAACTCTAGAATATCATCTTTTGGAAAAGAGGAACCTATCACTAAATTAATTTTAAAGTCACCCACAACTTTGGATAAAATTTGAAGAACTCGTTTGGAAATTCTTCCAAAATCGTATCCTCCAAAGGATAAAAATATTTCCTGGACAGTTTTTTTTTTGGTAAATCTCAATGGATTTGGAATAACCGTATATTTCAAACCATCGTATTTCCCTCTTCGATCAATGAGCACGGGATTGATTGGAAAATGAGACAACAGTTTTGAGTCGTCAAAATGATCAAAAGTTAAAATCGGAACCTTCTTAAAAACAAACGGCTCCAAAATGGATTTAGAATATTCGTATAAATCTATTACCGCAAAAGCAGGATTAATCTCATTTAATAAAAAATCGACTCGATTATCCTGAATTAAATAGAGATCATATCCACGCTTTCGAATTTCCTGATGGCCTGGACGAAAATCTTCCTGATCCTCAGATATAAATATAATTTTATATTTAGCTTTCAGTTGATCTGCGATCAAACACGACCTATAAATATGCCCCATTGCTATATCCGGTCTAGTCCCTCCATCCACCCGAAATGCAATTACCATTTTTTTACTTTCTTCTAAGACTATCTCTATATTCTATTTCTTCTTGTTCGGAAGCTTGCGGTTCTAACTTTCCATGCCCAAGAATTTTACGAATGCGTTCTGCCTCTGTAACTAATTTAGCAAGTTCCTTAGGTTCCGCAGAGATTTCCCAATCGATTCCTTGTAGAGTTCGATCGACAGTATAATGTTTTTCGATAATCTCTGCCCCGCTTGCAACTGCAAACAAAGGGACTTCAATTCCCTTACTATGATCCGAATATCCAATCGGAAATTCGTATTTAGATTTTAAAGTCTGAATAGCGGATAAATTTGCATCTACTTCATTCATTGGGTAAGAGGATACGCAATGCAATAGAATAAAAGGGGATTTCTTTTTCTTAAAAATAGATACCGCAGCTTCTATTTCAGAAACGGACGCCGTTCCGCGCGAAAGAATTACAAGCAAACCTGAATTGGCAGCAGCCTCTAATAATGTTATATTACAAATATCACAAGAAGCTATCTTTAAAATTTCAACTCCGATTTCTTTGAGCATATTTAAATTTGGAACATCAAATGGTGTAGCAAAAAAAAGAATATCTTTCTTTTGTGCCCTTTCTTTTAATAATAAAAATTCTTTTTTTCCAAATTCTGCTGGTTTGACTAAGCTTATAGCTTCTTTATTTTCACCAAATCGTTCTTCACTGTTGTAAGCTTGAAATTTTATCGCACTTACTTTTGCGTCTGCCGCTTCATCAATCATTCGTAAGGCAAGATTTAAATCTCCACCATGATTCAAACCAGCTTCTGCTATAATAAAAACAGGATTATTACCACCTATTTTAATATTTCCTAAAGTAATTTCTTGACTCATATAAAATTTTCCTTAACTAAAAATCTGACCCACTTGCTGATACGTCCCTAACTCAAAAACGATCTCAAGACTCTTCATCTGCTCTTCTAATTGATCTTGCGTTCTAGCGCCTAAGACAACAGACGTTACTGAATCTAAACCTAAAACCCAAGCGATAGAAACGGCTGATGTAGAATGTCCTAGTTTTTTTGCAAGTCGAGAAAGCCTATCTACTTTCTCAACATTTTCCTTCAACCTTTCACCTGAAAAGTCTTCATTCCCCGAACGGTTGTCGTCAGAAGAAAATTGACTATCAAATTTAAATTTTCCCGTAAGGAGTCCTTTTGACAAAGGACTATAAGCCAAAAATCCTAAATTATTTTCTTTTGCAAATTTTAGATTCGCAGATTCGGCATCTCTGTGAATTAAGCTGAGCTCGTCCTGTAAACAGGAAACATTTATCATCGAATTAAACTGTGCAACGGTTTCTTTTGGAAAATTAGAAAGGCCGATATAGCGAATTTTACCTTGAGCTTTTAATAGTTGCAACGCTTCTATCGTCTCTTCTATATTTGTAATTAGGTCTGGCTCATGTAAGTAATATAAATCAATCTTGTCTAATTTAAGCCTTTGTAAACTTCTTTCTGCCGCCTCGATAAGATGCCTTTTAGATAGATCGATCCTTCTTGTACCATCAGGATTCCAAACAACCCCTACCTTTGTCCCAATCACTAAATGCTCTTTCCTATTTTTCGTCAATCGAGAGACAAATTCCTCTGACCGCCCCTTTCCATAGGCGTCAGCCGTATCGATAAAATTAATTCCAAGATCGAGGGCGGATAAAAAAGTTTTTTCACTTTCCAGATTGTCTACATAACCCCAACGAAGACCTCCAAATAGCCAGGTCCCTATACTCAATCGAGAAACTTTGAGATCGGTTTTGGGAAGAATAATATAATCCTTCTCCTCAATCCCCAATTGTAAACCCCCCGTCGATGAGAAGGTTCTGCCCTGTTACATATTCCGATAAAGAAGAGGTTAAAAAGAAAACACCGCCGACTAGATCAGTTGGATTGCCCATTCTACCAAGAGGAGTTTTATAGATATAATTTTGAATAAAATCAGAACTCTGATTTGCAAAAATTCCCCCAGGGCTAATGCAATTGACTCTGATCCCATAAGGAGCGGCATACCTTGCCAGGTATTTCGTAAAATGTATAATCCCAGCTTTTGTCATTGCATACACTTCAGGACTATTTCTTCCGGAGTCTCCGTAGATTCTCATATCTGCAATCGAAACACCATAGATTGATCCGAAATTCAAAATGATTCCTTTCTTCCCTTTTTCTTTCCAAAGACGGAAAGCATATTGAGAGAGTAAAAAAGTCCCGTTCAAATTTACATGCACCACTTCGTTAAATTCTTCGTCTGTTCTATCCTCAAAAGGAGTAAATACAGAAATCCCGGCACAATTAATTAAGATGTCCGGAATTTTATTTTGATTCACTAGGGATAAAAAAATCTCCTTTATTTCTTTACGATTCGTTATATCTGCCTTGATCCATTCGAACCGATTTGATTTATAATTTATTGAAGGCTGTTCTGGATCCAAGCAGATCACATGAGCAGATACGTTCAAGTATGACTCGACCAGTTCCGACCCTATCTGTCCATTTCCACCCGTAATTAAAACAAGTTTATCTTGAAATTCATCAGAGAAATTTTTCAAAATCATGATTTCGTAATTCCTTCTAATGTATTGAAATGTTCCTCTGCATACATTCTATCTTTTTTGTCCCAGGGCATTAAATGGTAATCATTTAAAGTTTTAAACATTTTCGGTTTCAGGTGTTGCAACACATTGTAGCAAGATCTAGCATAATCTTTAAATCTAGAGAGATTAAAAGATTGATTATTTTTTTTCTTATCTCGAATCAAAGCATCGATTCGTTTTGCCAATATCCAGGAGGAAGGTTCTTCTTTCGGATAGCCATAATAGTCAGAAAGTAGTTTTTTTAATTTAGCCGAACTATTAGGAGAAGCTTTTAAGGGGAGTTTACCCTGATATGCCTTTTTTGCAAGTTCAACGAGCTCTTCAATCGACTTAGGTTTATACGTATAATTGTATAACTCACCGCGAACATCCGCCAGCTCTTTTCTAGGCTGGTGAAATTCTAATCGATCTTCAATGATACCTTGGACACAAATATAAGGAACCCCGCTGATTATCGACTCTATCACGGAACTAGAATAACAAAACACATTTCCATTCTTACCTTGAAGCCATTTTGCAAATGGAGTATCTTTATCTAATTCTAAATAAGGCTTATACTTATTTTTAAAATACTTAATATCATTAAAATTCTCTAAAGTATAAGATCTCAAATATACAGGTAATTTTAAATCAAAACACCATATATCCAAAAATTCCAGATACAATCTCGCAAAAGCCGCCGAAGTCCAAAGAATGTCTTCATAGCCTCCCTTTTTTCCGTAAATAATTCCCCCTAAACCTCGACCTTGGTCCAATAATTGAAATACATTTCTATTGTCAAAAGTCGTAATTCCAGTAAAAGAACTCATCATTCCCAATCCTTGAGATTCCTTCTGATCTTTATTAAGATAAAAGTCATAACGAGGACAACCAATTGATTCCACATCTTCTGATTTATAAAGTTTTGCCTCTGTAATCCAATCCTTTAATAACGTCCCCCAAGTGAAAACTTTACTGATATTTTTACTATAAAAATCACCAATGGAAGCCCCACCCCCTCGCATATGATCAATCATTGCATGCTTAAGCATGCCGGAACTTTCCGGGTGAAGGAGTACAAACGTAGTGTATTTTATAGCTTCCTCCATTTCCTTTGGATTTAAAAGACTGTTCGGATGGGTCAAAAGTACCAATTCAGGTCTAAATATATAATACAGCGACCTTGAGGTCAATCGACTACCTAAAATCACATTATATCCTAATTTTCTAAGATAAAACGCAATTAAAAAGCTCGAACTGGAATCTCTTCTTTTATGATCGCAATGGATCAAAATCGTCTTAGACGAGAATGAATTGAAAACTAAATTATGCATCATTCTGTATATGCCCTATGGTGAACGGTTTGGTTTTTAATGATAGATGGATTTTGTTCAATCATTCGAATCAAATCATTGTAACTAAATTCTTTAGATGAAAAATATGATATACAGAATTTTAAGGTTTCATAGTCTTCTACCGTATCGATAGTCAAACGATACTTCGAATCGTCCCTTTCATTTGGATATTCAAAAAACTTAAATTCTCCGGCATTCTCCTCGATATAGGGAACGATGTGCTCTCTTTCATAAGGAAGATGACAAATCAAATCTAATTTTTCTAATAAAGATAATGTAAAAATTTCAACATCCATCCCTCGAGCAAAAGTCCGTTGAAAACAATTTGTTAAAAACTCAACCCGCCCTTCATTATATAAAAATAAACTGACCATTGAATCCACGATTTTTGAGTCGATTAGAGGGCAGTCTCCTGTCAATCGAACAATAATATCCAGATTGTGTCGTTTGGCTGCCTTCAAATACCTTTGAATCAAATCATTCGAAGATCCACGAAAAACGCTCACTCCATTTTTCTTGGCTATCTCTTCGGTTTTATCATCTATGTTTTCTTCTGTAGTAAGAACGACAACATTCTCCTGAAATTTAGAAAACTTAAGACGTTCTAACATAAAACCCAGGATCGTTGTATCGCCAAATGGAAGTGCGATTTTGCCTGGAAGCCTCGTAGACCCCATTCTTGCTTGAATTAAAATACCTACTTTCAATGCAGTTTTTTTAAATATTTGTAATTTTTCAGAAGATCTAAGAAAAAAGTTAACCCATCTAATAAAGCGTTATTACTTTTATAGTGGTAATCCACTAACCATGAAATTTCATCTATTTCATAACCTAAAGTCAGATAATTTATAGATAACTCACATTTAGCAAAGTATAACGGGTCGATGAATTGAAAATTTAAAAGCCGATTTTTTTCCTCGTCAGAAATAATGGTAAATAATTGATTTCGGTAAAGTGGTCCTAAATACGTTTTTTCAAATTTAGGTGTACCGCCAATTGATTTTTCTTGAAGCGAAATCCCAAAGCTTCTCAAATACAATTGATCCATCAATTGAAAGAGTTGAGTTCTTTCTTTCGAATTTTGAATTTCAGCCTTTCTTTCAAAAAGATTCAAAAAATGGCAAATCATAAAACTATCTTTTTTTAGATGTGGCTTTTCAGAAGATTGAATTTTTTCATTCAAATAGCGAACCAAATCCTTTTGAATGGAAGCAAAATTCAAAAGTACGGATCGTTCTTTGTCTTGATTTAGAGACTTCGCAAAATCGGGAATAGCATGAATCACAGTGGAAAAAAATAAATTTAAAGTATCTTTCGAAATTTTGTCCGGAGTATCTTCCGGTCTATGATAAAAACGATCCGGGTAAGTATTCAAACACGTCGATGGGATTGCGACCGTCGAGTCGTTTAAAATATAATGATCACTTCCACCTGTATAAAAGACTTTTTGAGTTCTCGCCCATAGTATTGGCTCCCCAACCATTCTATAACTTCCAGTGTGCGCAAGCCTTTGCATATGATCATATAAAAATAAATCCAAGTTACTTGTTAGGTGATGCGGAATTTCATCCACAATCATAGTGGATCCTGCCAAATTTTGGTCTCCTCCAACCATATCCAAAGAAATACCGGCAATACAATTCTTTCTTGACTCTAAAAACTTTGAAAAATAAGCAACGGTTCCCCAATATTCAACGGTAAAAAGAAATCGAAGGGAAAGTTCTGGTTTATTTTCAGCAAAGTATCGAATCAATTCGATCAACATCCCAGGTCCAGAAGCATTATCATTGGCGGAAGGTTTAGGATGGCATAAATGGGTAATAAAGAAAATTTCCTTTTCGCTTTCTCCCGAAACAACAACTTCCAGCAATTTTAAATTTCTATTCCTATTAAATTTAACCTGGGTATTTTTTCGACCATCCTTCCAATGAGACGTACCGAGTGGAAGACTCCAATTCCAGTAAGTCGCCTCTCCAGGAAAATCAAGAATTTTATACTGGCAATCTAAAGATCTTATTTGTGTAAGAACATAATCTAATGATAAATCGTATTCTTCAGATCCAGGTAGTCTATCAAATTCACAAAGTGCTACTATGTGTTCATATATTTTATCTATAGATTGAAAATTCATTTTAATTAGATATCTTTTTAGGATTAGACAAATTATTTTGAAAAAATCATTATTTTGTCATACATTTTTACTTACTTTAGAGAATGAATCAAAAGTAATTCATGCAGTTTAATTCTGTTATGCTATGAATTAGCAAATCTTTGAGGTAGGCCAGAAATATTTCATAATTTCAATTTTCTCATAGATCAAAGAACTAAAACTATTCAAAATTGGCTCCTTGAGGAAAATCATGGGTAAAATGCCAGATCGCCCAAATAAAAGAGAATAGAGATGCGAAAGAATTGGAAGTTTTTAAAACCTCTTGTGTTAGATTTGATTTTTTGAATTCCAGAATTAGTATTTTCTGAACCAACGTTGGTAATTCGATAAGAAAAGTAGATAAGAATAAACTTTAAATTTTCCTTAATCATTTTTGCAACTCTGATGATTGGTTTTAACTTAGAATGAGTAGCTAAAGAAATACTAATGTTTGAAAAACTTTTCAGCGTTGCCCTGTAATGGAAAGACCAGAATTTCTTAAAGGCTTCTTTGATCTACCTTCTTTTTTCGCCGTGATTTGTAGAATAGTTCTTCCTCATGAACTTCCCTTAAGAGCCTCAAAATTTTAGTAAAAAAATATCCACTTTATTTTAGAAAATAATAAAGTTCATAAAAAATTTAAAATTTCTAATGCATTAAAAATAAAAAATTAAAGAAACAACAACCAGAGCCAATGAAAACTTTTATTAAGTTTAAAATTCTCCAGAAATTGAAGCTTTAACATGCGATTTAAACGGACTTTGCTGATAAAAATAGTCAATTGGCTTATTTTTAAATATAAGATTAGGTGAAATCCCAAATACAATAGAATTATCAGGAACTTCTTGATCCTTAACTATTGAACCAGAGGAAATAATCACGTTGTTACCAATTTTGGATGAACCAATTACACTTGAATTCGCACACAACCAAACAAAATCTCCAATGACAGGATTTTTTCCTCCATTCTCTCCAACATTGCAGTTTTGTTGAAAAATAAAGTAATTACCAAATAAAGCTCGTCCAATTACACTACCAACAGGGTGAATACAAGCAAAAACTTGAGGAAGTTCAACTTTATAAAAAAGATCAAATGAATTTAACATTTTATTTAAACAATAAACTTTGTCAGCAAGAACAGTATTATTATATTCCTTCCATAATGTTTGCCCAAGAAAATAAAGAAATGTCGCATACTGATCTGAATGAAAAGGACTAAATATTAAGTCTCCTGACTCAGTCCAATAATACTTTTTTACATTTTCCTTAAAACATAACTCAGATCTCGTTAAGGCAGGGACCAAAGCTTGTTTTAAAATATCTTCTTCTAAAATATCACAAAGAAAATTGTTAGAAATCTGACTGATTAAAAGTTTCAGTAATGTATTTTCACCAATAGATATAATCATTTTTCAAAAATTGCAACAGTACGCTTTCTTCCTGCTAAAATTTCTATTGAAATATTAGTTCGAGAAAATAAAGACTTTGATCCAAGTTTTTCAAATTCTTCCGGAGTAAACGGAAAATATTCATAGCTAACTGCGTCAGTGGAAATCTCTTGTACACTTCCTGCTTCTTCATGGAGAGCACATTCAATCAAGGCCTTTCCATTAGGTTTAAGTATTCTATGCATTTCATTCAAAGAACTTATCTGATCTTCAAAAGTAACCATAAAATTAAAGCTGGACCAAACACAGAAACTAAAATGAAAACTTTCTTTTGAAAATGGTAAATTCTTCATGCTACCAACTACAAATGGATCAGACTTGATGCCGCTTTTAGCACATAGAATACGACCATAATCAATAACAATTTCTGAAATATCGATTCCTAAAACTGTATAACCAGCTTGAATTAACGGTATCGTTAAGCGCCCATGACCACAACAAATATCAAGAAGTTCATCTCCTTCGTGAATATAGTTCGCAATTAGAGATAATAAATCTCTTGTATGATCCGGATTTGGTTTGAGCCATTGTCCACCAAAATGTTCAAAGCATTTTTTAACAGCCATTTCATTATCCATCATTGTTACCCTATAATTTATGATTATATATTATTTTATACTAAAAATCACCAAGGTATTATAATAGAGTTGTAGCTGAATTAAATTTTGATGGTTCAGAACGAAAGATGAAAATTCCACAGTCTACATGAGACACGAAAAACAGAATCTGCGAAATTACCCTTAATCCCTCAAAATACAACATCCTATGTGATTCTTATATCGTTACACTTCAGCGAAAACATTTTCAATTTTGACTCGTTTTCTGCTGATTCTATAGTTCCTAAATTTTCAAATAATATTCGGTAGGATTCGTTAACCTTCTGCTCCAAAAAAGAGTGTTACCGTGTGTCTTGCCTGCTACCGTTTCCATTACATATAGAATTTTCTTTTTCCGATCAGTTATTACCAGGTTCTTAACCCTGTGCATCTTTTCTTGCCGAATAAAATTCTTTTTGCTTTTCGCGGCTTTGAGACCTTCTGCGACGGTGTTCGGTTCCGTCTCCGATCACCATTAGACCAAGAAAGGCTTTCATAAATTTACTCTTGCTTTTCTCTTAAAGGATTATTTTGAAAGGGTCCCTACACGTCTCAATGTTTCCATAAGAATCTCGATCAGAGCCTGGACCTGACAAGCACGCAAGGGAGCGATCCATTCAAAAGTTGGATCCTAGAACACCGAATGTCGGGGGCTTTTCAGATAAGAAAGTATGAAAAATAACTTCTCGCGAGCGGTGGGAATCGATGATTTTCCATCTGCTGCCTCCCCACGGGTTTCTTGCTTTATTCACTTGTTTATTACTCCACAGTAAAAGCTCAGAAGCTTTTGAAATTCTCTTGCCCTCATTCCCATATTCGCGCTACAGTTTCGCGGATCACGCAATATCTTCTCTATATTTATGATATCAATCAATATTTCTACAAAAGGAGTACAAGGATTTTTAATTCTGCTACAATTCTAATATTAAAGACTAGAAACCGTGTTCACCAGAACAATTCCCTGTTTTCTGATTTAACGTAACCGAATAAGCATAGTATACAGGTTTCGGGGTCGTTATAACCCACCAAATATAAGATGGTACTTCATCAGATAAACTACCAATTTCATTTGCAAGTTCCTCTTTAATCGATATTCGGACCGCCACGCCATAAGAAATTCTCCATGTTCGACGCGCGATTTCTCCAGTTATATCATAAAAAGTAACTTCTATTAAATCATTGTCTTTAGGGCTTTCAGGCATACCACGATGTATAATACCTAACCATGAATCATAATGAGAACCAATAACCGATTGACCCCATGTAAGTCCATTTCTTCCTGTCGGAACAAATTCTTCAGAATTAACAAGAATTACATTAATAGAAGAAGGAAGGTTACTTTTGCCATAAATTAATTGCTGGCTAATACGAGTTGGAATACGACCTGTATCAGAATAGGCTTTTACTGCAAAAGATCCTATTTCTCTAACAGAAAAACCTAACACTTCTGCAAGTGATGTCACCGAAACATCAATCAACTCTGTTCCTGGAGATGTCAAAGTTCCCACTTCTATTTCGCGTTGTTTTAAGCCATCGACTGACACTACTAATATAGAGATTCTTAAAGTAGATGGAGATGCAATTGGATAAAGACAAACTCGATTTTCTAATTCTTGAAAAAAAGGAAAAAATCGTAAAGAAAGATTGTTATCCCAATATTCATGTGTTTCAGAAGAATCATAGTAACTATGATTAGCACTAAAAGTATCGCTATCACTCATGCATTTTCCAACCATTAATCGTCCATAAAAAAACACTTGAGAAGGTTGTTGAATTTTAAGAACTCCCTTTATATCAGCTGGAAGATTTGGAAAAATCTCACGAATAACTATTTTTTGATTACCAAAGCGTTTTATTTTCAATGGATAAGTAGTTGAATAAACATCAGTAGCAGTAAGTATTTGAAAAACAAGCTCACCTTCACACTCAAATTGACCTGCCGTAAATATAACAAATGTTGAGCTATTTTTATTTAAATCCAAGTCGATTGAAGCCTCGCGAACAGGAACCTTATTAACCACATCTTCTTCAAAGATATCATTTAAAATACGATTATACGCATGGACCTGATTTAGAAAACCGGGTCCCCTATGCATAATCATAACGGCGGGAAAAGGGATAAATAGATTTGCACTAGA
The nucleotide sequence above comes from Leptospira weilii. Encoded proteins:
- a CDS encoding WbqC family protein gives rise to the protein MIGVILQPNYIPWRGYFELIGKADVFVFLDDVQYTTRDWRNRNQIKTQTGLQWLTIPVFQTSKFGQLIHEVEIDNSSKWYEKHLNAITRNYSKAPFFKEFNELLEILYSGKIDNLSNLDIVSVEWISKYLGLNTKFIRSSEIFNEGQRQEKLISICKEVGITTYISGPSAKSYIVPENFEKDHITLLYQEYDYPSYPQLYGDFVGNVSILDLLFNCGFESRKYIFKE
- a CDS encoding glycosyl transferase family 28, translating into MVIAFRVDGGTRPDIAMGHIYRSCLIADQLKAKYKIIFISEDQEDFRPGHQEIRKRGYDLYLIQDNRVDFLLNEINPAFAVIDLYEYSKSILEPFVFKKVPILTFDHFDDSKLLSHFPINPVLIDRRGKYDGLKYTVIPNPLRFTKKKTVQEIFLSFGGYDFGRISKRVLQILSKVVGDFKINLVIGSSFPKDDILEFIKKDSRVRLFENPKNFNEILAGSDIAVVAGGLTFFQSLSEGIPCIVICQYKHQKETAQAIGNSEMFKLLGVFDEIEDRDIQSSLEELIKDSRKREQYSLAGVRLVDGLGLNRVINIIESVVNK
- a CDS encoding N-acetylneuraminate synthase family protein; the encoded protein is MSQEITLGNIKIGGNNPVFIIAEAGLNHGGDLNLALRMIDEAADAKVSAIKFQAYNSEERFGENKEAISLVKPAEFGKKEFLLLKERAQKKDILFFATPFDVPNLNMLKEIGVEILKIASCDICNITLLEAAANSGLLVILSRGTASVSEIEAAVSIFKKKKSPFILLHCVSSYPMNEVDANLSAIQTLKSKYEFPIGYSDHSKGIEVPLFAVASGAEIIEKHYTVDRTLQGIDWEISAEPKELAKLVTEAERIRKILGHGKLEPQASEQEEIEYRDSLRRK
- a CDS encoding aldo/keto reductase; translation: MGIEEKDYIILPKTDLKVSRLSIGTWLFGGLRWGYVDNLESEKTFLSALDLGINFIDTADAYGKGRSEEFVSRLTKNRKEHLVIGTKVGVVWNPDGTRRIDLSKRHLIEAAERSLQRLKLDKIDLYYLHEPDLITNIEETIEALQLLKAQGKIRYIGLSNFPKETVAQFNSMINVSCLQDELSLIHRDAESANLKFAKENNLGFLAYSPLSKGLLTGKFKFDSQFSSDDNRSGNEDFSGERLKENVEKVDRLSRLAKKLGHSTSAVSIAWVLGLDSVTSVVLGARTQDQLEEQMKSLEIVFELGTYQQVGQIFS
- a CDS encoding SDR family oxidoreductase, whose protein sequence is MILKNFSDEFQDKLVLITGGNGQIGSELVESYLNVSAHVICLDPEQPSINYKSNRFEWIKADITNRKEIKEIFLSLVNQNKIPDILINCAGISVFTPFEDRTDEEFNEVVHVNLNGTFLLSQYAFRLWKEKGKKGIILNFGSIYGVSIADMRIYGDSGRNSPEVYAMTKAGIIHFTKYLARYAAPYGIRVNCISPGGIFANQSSDFIQNYIYKTPLGRMGNPTDLVGGVFFLTSSLSEYVTGQNLLIDGGFTIGD
- a CDS encoding surface carbohydrate biosynthesis protein yields the protein MHNLVFNSFSSKTILIHCDHKRRDSSSSFLIAFYLRKLGYNVILGSRLTSRSLYYIFRPELVLLTHPNSLLNPKEMEEAIKYTTFVLLHPESSGMLKHAMIDHMRGGGASIGDFYSKNISKVFTWGTLLKDWITEAKLYKSEDVESIGCPRYDFYLNKDQKESQGLGMMSSFTGITTFDNRNVFQLLDQGRGLGGIIYGKKGGYEDILWTSAAFARLYLEFLDIWCFDLKLPVYLRSYTLENFNDIKYFKNKYKPYLELDKDTPFAKWLQGKNGNVFCYSSSVIESIISGVPYICVQGIIEDRLEFHQPRKELADVRGELYNYTYKPKSIEELVELAKKAYQGKLPLKASPNSSAKLKKLLSDYYGYPKEEPSSWILAKRIDALIRDKKKNNQSFNLSRFKDYARSCYNVLQHLKPKMFKTLNDYHLMPWDKKDRMYAEEHFNTLEGITKS
- a CDS encoding cytidylyltransferase domain-containing protein; translation: MKVGILIQARMGSTRLPGKIALPFGDTTILGFMLERLKFSKFQENVVVLTTEENIDDKTEEIAKKNGVSVFRGSSNDLIQRYLKAAKRHNLDIIVRLTGDCPLIDSKIVDSMVSLFLYNEGRVEFLTNCFQRTFARGMDVEIFTLSLLEKLDLICHLPYEREHIVPYIEENAGEFKFFEYPNERDDSKYRLTIDTVEDYETLKFCISYFSSKEFSYNDLIRMIEQNPSIIKNQTVHHRAYTE
- a CDS encoding DUF4910 domain-containing protein, coding for MNFQSIDKIYEHIVALCEFDRLPGSEEYDLSLDYVLTQIRSLDCQYKILDFPGEATYWNWSLPLGTSHWKDGRKNTQVKFNRNRNLKLLEVVVSGESEKEIFFITHLCHPKPSANDNASGPGMLIELIRYFAENKPELSLRFLFTVEYWGTVAYFSKFLESRKNCIAGISLDMVGGDQNLAGSTMIVDEIPHHLTSNLDLFLYDHMQRLAHTGSYRMVGEPILWARTQKVFYTGGSDHYILNDSTVAIPSTCLNTYPDRFYHRPEDTPDKISKDTLNLFFSTVIHAIPDFAKSLNQDKERSVLLNFASIQKDLVRYLNEKIQSSEKPHLKKDSFMICHFLNLFERKAEIQNSKERTQLFQLMDQLYLRSFGISLQEKSIGGTPKFEKTYLGPLYRNQLFTIISDEEKNRLLNFQFIDPLYFAKCELSINYLTLGYEIDEISWLVDYHYKSNNALLDGLTFFLDLLKNYKYLKKLH
- a CDS encoding transposase — its product is MKEAFKKFWSFHYRATLKSFSNISISLATHSKLKPIIRVAKMIKENLKFILIYFSYRITNVGSENTNSGIQKIKSNTRGFKNFQFFRISILFYLGDLAFYP
- a CDS encoding transferase hexapeptide repeat protein, with translation MIISIGENTLLKLLISQISNNFLCDILEEDILKQALVPALTRSELCFKENVKKYYWTESGDLIFSPFHSDQYATFLYFLGQTLWKEYNNTVLADKVYCLNKMLNSFDLFYKVELPQVFACIHPVGSVIGRALFGNYFIFQQNCNVGENGGKNPVIGDFVWLCANSSVIGSSKIGNNVIISSGSIVKDQEVPDNSIVFGISPNLIFKNKPIDYFYQQSPFKSHVKASISGEF
- a CDS encoding class I SAM-dependent methyltransferase → MAVKKCFEHFGGQWLKPNPDHTRDLLSLIANYIHEGDELLDICCGHGRLTIPLIQAGYTVLGIDISEIVIDYGRILCAKSGIKSDPFVVGSMKNLPFSKESFHFSFCVWSSFNFMVTFEDQISSLNEMHRILKPNGKALIECALHEEAGSVQEISTDAVSYEYFPFTPEEFEKLGSKSLFSRTNISIEILAGRKRTVAIFEK